A stretch of Lathyrus oleraceus cultivar Zhongwan6 chromosome 6, CAAS_Psat_ZW6_1.0, whole genome shotgun sequence DNA encodes these proteins:
- the LOC127092534 gene encoding putative indole-3-acetic acid-amido synthetase GH3.9, producing MDGKKLEYKGEEALKEIERLTINADEVQESLLKQILTQNKETEYLNKYMKEETCVTDLQQFQRCVPVTSYEGIFPYIQRIANGEDSSLITGKPITEMLCSSGTSAGEPKLMPSIAEDLDRRTFVYNLIVPIMNQYVRYLDEGKVMYLYFVKPEKSTPCGLPARSVLTSYYKSKHFKCRTHDPWNDFTSPDQTILCNDINQSMHCQLLAGLIHRGQVLRLGAVFASAFLKAISFLERNWRTLCDDIRNGQLSSFITDLSCRSSMSTLLSSPDPCLADEITKICNQKCWKGILCKLWPKAKYIEAVVTGSMSQYVPALEHYSEGKLPLVCTMYASSECYFGVNLKPLCDPDDVAFTLLPNMGYFEFIPLGHNGKLLMDFDENEKVPNDMLVDLVNVKIGCFYELVITTFAGLYRYRIGDVLQVVGYYNKAPQFRFICRRNVVISIDSEKTNEEDLHRSVTKAKKLLEPYDALLVEYTSYADTSSLPGHYVLYWEILHYGSKMDPLDPNVLQECCIAVEEELDYVYRRCRTNDKSVGALEIRLVEPGTFEALMDFFITKGSSINQYKTPRCIKSKKALKLLKSKVMASFFSPRDPKWTVT from the exons ATGGACGGAAAGAAATTAGAATACAAAGGTGAAGAAGCACTTAAGGAGATAGAGAGGCTAACAATAAATGCTGATGAGGTTCAAGAAAGTCTTTTGAAACAGATCTTAACTCAGAATAAAGAAACTGAGTATTTAAATAAGTATATGAAGGAAGAGACATGTGTAACTGATTTACAACAGTTTCAGCGTTGTGTTCCAGTAACTAGTTATGAAGGAATCTTTCCATATATACAGAGAATTGCAAATGGTGAAGATTCTTCTCTCATCACTGGTAAACCAATAACAGAAATGTTATGCAG TTCAGGAACATCAGCTGGAGAGCCTAAACTGATGCCATCAATTGCTGAAGATCTTGATCGTCGTACTTTTGTGTATAATCTTATCGTGCCAATCATGAATCA GTACGTTCGTTATCTCGACGAAGGCAAGGTCATGTATCTGTACTTTGTGAAACCAGAAAAATCCACACCATGTGGTTTACCAGCAAGAAGTGTGTTAACAAGTTACTACAAAAGCAAACACTTCAAATGTCGCACGCACGATCCCTGGAACGATTTCACAAGCCCTGACCAAACCATTCTCTGCAATGACATCAACCAAAGCATGCATTGCCAACTCTTAGCAGGTCTAATTCATCGGGGTCAAGTTCTAAGACTCGGCGCGGTCTTCGCTTCAGCATTTCTAAAAGCAATTTCATTCCTTGAACGTAACTGGAGAACTTTATGTGATGACATAAGAAATGGACAGTTGAGTTCCTTTATAACAGACCTGTCTTGCCGTTCATCGATGTCGACTCTACTTTCATCTCCTGATCCATGTCTTGCTGATGAAATAACAAAAATTTGTAACCAAAAGTGTTGGAAGGGGATTCTGTGTAAGCTTTGGCCTAAAGCGAAATATATTGAAGCTGTTGTTACAGGGTCTATGTCTCAATATGTTCCGGCTTTGGAGCATTATAGTGAGGGAAAATTACCTTTGGTTTGTACTATGTATGCTTCTTCTGAGTGTTACTTTGGGGTCAATTTGAAACCTTTGTGTGATCCTGATGATGTTGCTTTTACACTGTTGCCTAATATGGGTTACTTTGAATTCATTCCTCTTGGACATAATGGGAAACTGTTGATGgattttgatgaaaatgaaaaagTTCCTAATGATATGCTTGTGGATTTAGTGAATGTCAAGATTGGTTGCTTTTATGAGCTGGTCATCACTACATTTGCTG GGCTATATAGATACAGAATTGGTGATGTGCTTCAAGTGGTAGGATATTACAACAAAGCGCCACAATTCCGATTCATATGTCGAAGAAACGTAGTAATAAGCATCGACAGTGAAAAGACAAATGAAGAAGATTTACACAGAAGTGTAACAAAAGCAAAAAAGCTATTAGAGCCTTATGATGCTCTCTTAGTGGAATACACTAGTTATGCTGATACTTCATCACTACCAGGACACTACGTATTGTACTGGGAGATTCTTCATTATGGCTCAAAAATGGACCCACTTGACCCAAACGTGCTTCAAGAATGTTGCATTGCAGTTGAAGAGGAGTTGGATTATGTATACAGAAGATGCCGCACTAATGACAAATCTGTTGGAGCTTTAGAGATACGTTTGGTGGAGCCAGGAACTTTTGAAGCATTGATGGATTTTTTTATTACTAAAGGGTCTTCAATTAATCAGTACAAAACACCAAGGTGTATTAAGTCTAAGAAAGCACTTAAGTTGCTTAAATCTAAAGTTATGGCTTCTTTCTTTAGTCCTAGAGATCCTAAATGGACTGTTACTTGA